In Methanobacteriaceae archaeon, the DNA window TAATCACCAATACGCTCATAGTTATATGCTGCTTCATTAAATAGAATTATCTTTGAAAGTTTAAAGTGAGGATTAACACTAACAACAGCATCAACAGTAGAACGGACCTTTTCAAACATGTTGTTTGTAGTAAAATCCAATTCCAATGCTCTTTCAGCCATATCATTATCATTATTTAATATTGATTCAAAAGATAGCTCAACTTCACTTTTAACATGGTCAGCCATATTTCTTAACATATTTTCAACTAATGAATATGCAGAATTCTGCTTTGAGTTAAAATTAGGATCTGAAGAACCGTAAACTTCATCATATTTTTTCATATCAACAACATATGATCTCTTAACGATATCCTCATCAATTAATGGTTTTAGTAATTGAGTAACGTATCTACGACTAATTCCTAATTTTTCAGCAATTTCGTCTTGAGTAGATGGATTATCATAAACAATTACATCTAAAATATCTTCTAATGTTTTATTGGTTTTAGCCAATTGTTTTTCCTCCAGTTAATTTCATTTGATATTTAATTTTATAATACTCACTATTATATATGTATTTTTTAAGTTATGCATTTCTTAATCAATGTCTTTTTTTTCGAATTGTAAAATTCTTTTAAATTTTCTTTATCATCGTCAGATAAATTATGCCAACGAATATTTTGTATGGCTCCCTCCAAAGCCATTAATCTGTTTATACATGCACTTTCATCTATTTTTTTAATTTTTAGCCATGCTTCCTTACTGCCAATATTAATCAAATCATCAACAGTGTTTATTCCAACTTCATTTAATTGTTTTTCAACTACTTTACCAATATTTGGCAGTTTAGATAGCTCTCCCATTTTATACCTCATTATAATATTAATTCCAGTTTTATTTATTTTGAAGAAATCATAATTTTTAAATCTGAAAATTATTAAACTTTATTATATAGGTGTGCATTATGGATAAGTTATTTTTATCAAAATCTAGTTATTGTGACTGTATTCAATGTAATAAGATGTTCTGGTTGAATAAATATAAAAAAGACCTTGCTGTTGTTAATGTTAATGATAATATTTTAGAAAATGGTCGTAAAGTTGGCGAGTTTGCAAAAGGATTATTTGGAGATTATGTGGAAGTTCCATATGATTTAAGCATTAATAAAAGAATAGAAAAAACAAAGGAATTGCTTAAAATAATCAGAATGTCATTGCTGAAGCATCATTTAACTATGACAATAATTTTTGCAGTGTTGATCTTTTAAAAATCAATCCAGATGGCGTAGAAATATATGAAGTTAAAAGCTCAACTGAAATAAAAAACATCTACTATGAAGATATTGCATACCAGTATTATGTATTGTCAAATCTTGGTTTGACTGTTAATGGAGCATATATTGTTTATGTCAATAATAAATACATTAAAATAGGTGAATTAGATATTGAACAGTATTTTAAAAATGAAAATGTTACAGAAACTGTTAAAGAAATGCAAAATAGTGTAAAAACAAATATTGAAAATGTAAGAGAACTTATCCAATCATGCGATTGTGAAAATGAACCAGATAGCAATATTGGACCTAATTGTTTTGATCCATATGAATGTGCATTCTGGCAATACTGTACAAAAGATTTACCAAAACCTAATGTATTTGATATTGCAGGCATGTGGACTAGTAAAAAATTCGAAAATTATTATAACGGTAAAATCTCTTTTGAAGACTTAAAAAATGAAGATATCAATGAGAAATATTTAGAACAAATTGATTTTGAATTAAACAACAGACCACCAAAAATAAATAAAAAGACTTTAGTTGATATATTGGACTCCCTTAAATATCCATTATATTTCATTGACTATGAATCTATCCAACCTGCAATTCCAGTTTATGATGGGACCAAACCATACCAGCAAATACCATTCCAGTACTCATTACATATAATTAAAGAAAAAGAAGCTCCATTAGAACATAAAGAATTCCTTGCAGACATTAACGACGAGAATATGATTAGAACATTTGCTGAAAATATGATCAAAGACATGCCTGAGGAAGGTAGTGTTATTGTTTATAATAGTGGTTTTGAATCAACACGTAACAAAGAAATTGGAGAAATGTTTCCTGACCTAAGTTCACAAATGGAGATGTTTAACAATAACATGGTTGATTTGATGGCACCATTTAGAGCAAGAGATTATTATACAAAAGAAATGAAAGGATCATACTCCATTAAATACGTATTACCCGCATTATATCCTGATGATCCCGAACTTGATTATAGTAATCTCCCATTAGTTCATAAAGGTGATGAAGCATCAGAAGCATTTTTAAGTCTAAAAGATAAAAATTCTGAAGAACAAGAAATAATCAGAGATGCATTATTAAAATATTGTGAACTTGACACATTAGCTATGATTAAAATTTGGCAAAACTTTAAACAAGTAACCAACTATGAATAGTTGGTTTTTATTTTTTTATAATGAATAATAGTAGAATATAAATCATTGATTTATATCCACTATATCAGTTAAAATCCATAGCATAGTCTTCATCCCAATCATCAGAATCATCGTAATCGTCATCAAAATCATCATCAAAATCATCATCAAAATCATCATTTAGACTATTGTAATAATCATTACCTCTAGAATATAATGATAGACTACCATCTGAATTGACAATATATGAATCATCATTTGGTGCCGGATGAACTATTGCTCCGGGAGGATAATAACCCATCAAAGTACCATCATCATAGTATACTGGGAAAGTCTTCTGTTCAGAATTACTATATGAATCAGCGACCTTATTAGCAGTTAATGTAGAATTTACGGCTTTAAATTGAATAGATTTTACCATATGAATGACTACATCTTTATTTTTACAGCAGATTATAATATTATCATGAGTAGTATCATTACCCAAACAGATACAGTAAATTTCATCATTATCCTTCATCTTTACATTATCAGATAATTGACCAGCACTTAATTTATATACTGTATACCCATCAATATTTTGTGAATCACAACTTCCAATTATCTCTTTAATTGCATAGAAACCCAATGCTCCACCTAATTCATTAGCATTATCTCCTTCCTGACTATTAAAAGAAATCAATACTCCATCTGACCAATTCCACATTTTGATACCGTATTCCTCACCAAGATACTTGGCTTGTGATGTTGGAATTTCAATACTAGTACCATTAGGAACCAACTCAATTCTTTCGTAACTAATAGAATTGGAAAGAGATATGAATATTGCACAGGTTAAAGCACAAATACTTATAACAAGAATAGCTATTAAAATCTTATCTCTATTTTCCATTTTATTTTCCCCAAATCATTATCAATTATTCAAAACAGCATATTGTGAAAATATTAATTTAACATAATATACACTATTTTATAATATTTTGATAATAAGATTTAAAAGTTATTAATTCAAGCTAACTTCCAATTGCATTCACCAACATATGAGCCAACATGGAAGAATAAGTGTTATCAGTCTTATATTTTAAAAATCCAAATATTAAACCTAAGATAAGCCCAGTTATCACTTTCCACACCATAATATTGAAAATATCTGCAGTTGGATTGAATAGACTTGTTCTAAATATAATTGTGTCAATATAACCTAAATGCCAGAACCCAAACACTAAAGTAGACAAAAGAAACTTGTATGTTTTGTTATTGGAGATTTCCTCATAAACAAGTCCTCTAAACAATATTTCTTCAAATATAACAGTAATAAAAGCACCATAAATCAATGAAACAATTGAAGATATTTCATAATTTTGTGTTATTAGGGGTGTTAATGCAAATATGCCAAATACAACAATAGATGCTATTAAATAGATTTTATTGAATTTTTCAGGAAAAATATTTAGTTTGATATCTTTTTTTACAGCAAAAACTAAAATTGCAATGGTCATTATAACCATAAAAACAATACTTACCAAAGTATCAACAAATATACTTCGATTAACAAACTCGAATATTATAAACTTAAAGCAAATTCTAAGTAATTGAATTACTATTAATAATAAAATAATATTCTAATCCGTTTAAAATTCATAATAATCTAAATTAAAATAAAAAAAGGGGATTTAATTAAATCCCATCTATAAACCAAGTTCAAAAGTAAATCTGTATTCTTGGTTGATAATTTGCATTCCTTTAAAGGAACCTTTTAAAATATCTGCAACTTTTTGTAAGTCTTCTGCAGTAACGGAATTACCATTAGCTAATGGAGAGAAAAAGGTAATTTCATTATCTGTAATGAGATAATTTAAAAGTTTTGTGTCCTCTTTTTGGTATTTTTCAACAATTGCTAAGATTTCTTCTTCAACAGCTTTGTCTAAGTTTGACATAATTATCACCTTTACATAATACTTTAATTAAATAGCATAAATACTTTTATAAAAAAAATAAATCACAAAAATAACTTATTAAATAAAACTTTAAATAAATACATTAATATGACCTCAACTGGAAATGCTAAAAAGAGAATTTTTTATTATGATTTTTTAAGATGTTTTGCAATATTATCAGTTATTGCATGCCATGTTTTTGCAATTCCAGTTGTTAGAATTAGTAATTTCGGTTCAGGGCTTTGGTATTATTCATTATTTTTAAATACTCTCAGAGACATTGCTGTTCCAATGTTTGTTTTAATAAGTGGTGCTCTTCTTTTAGATAAAAAAGAAACATTAACTAAATTTACTAAAAAAAGAATAAACAGAGTTATTATACCCTATTTAGTTTGGACAATAATTTTTATACTATTTACATACATGTGCTCTCAAATTGGAATTGGTAAACCTAATTTAAGCTTAGAAAGTATTATTTCAAGTGTTGCAACCATCAGATTAGTTGGAATTCCAACTTATTTCTGGTTTGTTCAGATGATATTTGTTGTATATATCGTTATTTTCATATTAAATAAATTAAATGAAAGATATCCAAATACTTTAAAAATAGCTTTAGTTTTAGGTTTAATCATTATAGCTGCATATAATTTGAATATAATACCATTGGAGAGACCATCAAATTATCCTTTTTATGATATTTTTGCAGTTATAGGATATTATCTATCTAAAATAGATTTAAAATAGACGAAAACAAACTAACAATCATATTTTTTGTTGTAAGTGTTGTTTTATACATTCTTGAAGTATTGCTTATTGCATCATCATCATCACTAGCTGCAAATAAATATGCTGAAATCTCTCAATTTGAACTTTTAAACGTAGTTATATTATGCTCAACATTTTTATTTGCAAGATATTTCTCAAAATCAAGAGGTTTACTTGGAAATACATTTGATAAAATTGAAAATTCAAAACTTGGAGATGCAATAAATTCAATAAGTTTTACAAGTTTTGGTATTTATTTATGCCATATGATGATTTTTGTGTTATTTCAATACATTTTAACACCTCTTCAAGATCAAAATTATTTCATTTATGTTAATTTGGTGTTAATATTGACTATTGGAATTTCATGGTTTATAATTTGGGTTTTAAGTAAAATTCCGCACGTAAATAAGATTTCAGGTGCTGGTTAATAAAAAAAAAGTGGTAAAAGTTGAAAATTAGTTAATCTAAATTCCAAACTTTTTATCAAAGTATTTTTGTCTTAAATCGAAATTAAGCTCTTCGATGTCTGCACCAGACATAGCTTTTTGTAAGATTTTGTAACAAGCTTTTTTAGGTACAGTTGTGCTTTTAATATTGGATTTATTCCAGATTCTATCAAATCTTTTCTTTAAGCTTCCAATATTAACTTGTTCAACTACATTTTTTAAATTAATTACGTTTGCATAATTAATAACTTCATAAGTAGCATAAGTTTGTGGATCCATCATAATAGGGTTTAATCCTAAGATGAATCTTTGTAAGTCATATTCTAAGAATGATTCATAATCTTTATCATATGCATATACGTGTGCTTTTGCAGATAATGCATCAATGAATACTAAAAATTGATTTGAGATTAATGCTCTTGAAATGATTTCATCACAGAAGTTTAAAGCAGTTTGTACATTGTCTTCAGATGAATTTTTCATATAGGTTTCATAATCTTCAAATCTGAATGCAACAAGTGCAAACATGTATAAATCCATCCATTCATTCTCTTTTAAGAATTCTTTTGCTTTATCAGTTAAATCTAAATCTGCAGAAATTTCTTCGTCACTTTCAGCATCATCAGTATTTAATACAGTTAATACTCTTTCAACAAGTTCTTGTTTTTTACCTGAAACTTTTAAGTTATTTTCTCTTAAAATATCTTTTAATTGAGCAACAGTGTATTTTTTAGATACTTCTTCAGCAGTTAATTCTTCATTACCAACACCACTTACTTCAAAATCTCCTTCAAGATATCCTTCATCGACTAAATGTTTAATACAGTCTTGTGCTGATGGGAAAGTTCCAAAATTACCCTCATTTAAAATATCATCAAGTTCATAGCCATTATCTAAAAAATTTAAAACATTAAATATCTCTAATTTTTGTTCACTCACATAAACACCTTTAATATTTCATTAGCAACAATCAAAATTGCCAAATCTAATAATAAAACTTCCAATTAAGAAAGTATGTAAATATAATATATGATATTTTATATTTTAGTTAATTTAATGTTTTGCATAAAAAAGGGCTAAATTGTTCAAAATTATTAATATTTAGACCAACGAATAATAGTATATGAAAACTTGTCCGAAATGTATGAGAGAATTAAAAAAGGTTTTTAATAGCGATAGTGGTGATGAGTTGGCTCTTGAATCACTGGACAATGAAATTATTCTTGGAAATTGTTATGTTGATGAGCATACTTATTATTGTGAATATTGCGATGAATTTTTTAAAATATGAATACCTTTTTAAACATTCACTAACATAAATTAGATAATGGTTAATTAATATGAGGACAGTTTAAAAGTCCCCAATAATTTATTTTAACTTAAACTAACCTATGCATTATCTTAATTATAGATGAGGTGCAAAATGAGCAAATTTAATTTAAAAAATATTAAAGAAATAATGAAAAATGATTTTCATGCAGCATTCTCAAATCCTATAGTAATATTCGTTTTATTTGCAATTGTAATTCTACCTTCCCTTTACGCTGTTTTAAATATCGAAGCGTGTTGGGATCCTTATGAAAATACAGATGAGGTAGTATTTGCAATAGCTAATCTAGATAATGGAACAACAATGGAAGGTTCTCCTTTAAATGTTGGAAATGAGATTGTAAAGAAATTGGAAAACAATACGAAATTTGACTGGAAATTTGTAAGTGAAGAGGAACTACGTAATGGAGTTCACGACGGAAAGTATTATGCAGGTATTGTAATACCTAAAAATCTAAGTGAAAACATTGCTTCAATTCTAACAGATAACCCAAAACAGGCAAAACTTGAATATATTGTTAATATTAAGTCAAATCCTGTTGCTTCTAAATTAACTGATACTGCTGCAAATACTGTTTATACAACAGTTAATGCTAAAATTGTTGAAGTTATAAACCTTGCAGCATATGGAAAACTTGGTGAGTTAAAAGATGGTCTTTCTGCAGGTGCAGTTCAGTTATATAGTGGTGGAAGTCAAATCTCAGCAGGAGCATCCCAAATATCTGCAGGAGCAAGTCAGGTGTCTGCAGGAGCAGGAGAAGTTCAGTCAGGTGCTTCACAAATTAAAGACAAATCTTCAGCAATTACACAAGGTGCAGGAGATGTGCAAAAAGGCTCTGCAGCAATTAAACAGGGAGCAAGTGAAATTGAACAAGGGTCTAAAGAAATTCAATCACAAATTGACCCATCAAAACTTCCAAGTCCAACAAAAGAATACGTGGAAGGAAATATTAAACTTGCAAATGGAAGTGGAGAATTAGCAAAAAGTTCATCACAACTAGCAGATGGTTCATCACAATTAGCTGACGGTTCATCACAACTTGCAAATGGGGCTAGCAGTTTAGCTGACGGTTCAGCACAATTGGCAGAAGGTTCATTAAGTCTTGCTGCAGGTTCTCAAATGCTTTCAACTTCTGCAGCTCAAGCATTATACATGGCGGCTGCATCACTTAGTTCATCTGCAAATTCACTCTCAAGTGTTACTGGAATTAATGAATCACAACTTGGAGATTATTTCTACTCCCCAATTAAATTAGATAGACATGAAGAGTTCCCAGTTCCTGATTACGGATCAGAAGTAGCTCCATTTTACATTGTACTATCTATGTGGGTTGGTGCAATTCTTACCTGTGTAATGATTGCTCCTGGAACAAGTGCTGGAACAAAATACACTCCAACTGAAATGTACTTTGGTAAATTAACATTATTTATTGTTTTAAGTATCCTTCAAGCTATTGTTACAATAATTGGAACATTATTACTTGGAATTTATGTAAGTAACCTGCCATTATTCATATTTTCATTGATATTGGTATCTGCAACATTCATGATTTTAGTTTATTCAATTATTTCAGCATTAGGCCATGTTGGAAAAGCAATTGGAGTAATTTTATTAGTACTTCAAATATCTGGAACCGGAGGAATTTATCCTATTGAAATTATGCAACATTTCTTCCAGATTTTATATCCATATTTACCAATGACTTATGCAATCACATTAATTCGTGAAGCACAATTAGGACTTGTTATGCCTAATTACTTATTTGCATTGGTTGTTCTTGTGGGAATTGGAATTGCTACAATTATTGTTGCAACAATCATTAAACAAAAAGCAGATAAAGTATCCCATTACTTTGAAGAACGCTTAGAAGAAAGTGGATTATTCTAGAAGTTAATTTTTAACTTCTCTTTTTTTATTTTTTTAATTTATAAATTCAATATATCTTTATCAGGATTTGCATTTTTATGTAAATTAATTTTAACATCCAAGTTCCATGCAAAATCCAAAAGCACACCATATATTACTTTTAAATTATCGTCTGAAAAATCTTTTAAATAATAAATCTTGCACTTATCATCGTTTACAACAAATTTCATCAAATGCCTATGTACACTAATGGATTCTGGATTATAAATGACAATATCATCAGTAATATATTCAAGTAATTTGTCTAATTCAAATATATCTTCTGTTAAAACTTCAACATCACAATTTGGAAATTTT includes these proteins:
- a CDS encoding SAP domain-containing protein, translating into MSEQKLEIFNVLNFLDNGYELDDILNEGNFGTFPSAQDCIKHLVDEGYLEGDFEVSGVGNEELTAEEVSKKYTVAQLKDILRENNLKVSGKKQELVERVLTVLNTDDAESDEEISADLDLTDKAKEFLKENEWMDLYMFALVAFRFEDYETYMKNSSEDNVQTALNFCDEIISRALISNQFLVFIDALSAKAHVYAYDKDYESFLEYDLQRFILGLNPIMMDPQTYATYEVINYANVINLKNVVEQVNIGSLKKRFDRIWNKSNIKSTTVPKKACYKILQKAMSGADIEELNFDLRQKYFDKKFGI
- a CDS encoding YhgE/Pip domain-containing protein — translated: MSKFNLKNIKEIMKNDFHAAFSNPIVIFVLFAIVILPSLYAVLNIEACWDPYENTDEVVFAIANLDNGTTMEGSPLNVGNEIVKKLENNTKFDWKFVSEEELRNGVHDGKYYAGIVIPKNLSENIASILTDNPKQAKLEYIVNIKSNPVASKLTDTAANTVYTTVNAKIVEVINLAAYGKLGELKDGLSAGAVQLYSGGSQISAGASQISAGASQVSAGAGEVQSGASQIKDKSSAITQGAGDVQKGSAAIKQGASEIEQGSKEIQSQIDPSKLPSPTKEYVEGNIKLANGSGELAKSSSQLADGSSQLADGSSQLANGASSLADGSAQLAEGSLSLAAGSQMLSTSAAQALYMAAASLSSSANSLSSVTGINESQLGDYFYSPIKLDRHEEFPVPDYGSEVAPFYIVLSMWVGAILTCVMIAPGTSAGTKYTPTEMYFGKLTLFIVLSILQAIVTIIGTLLLGIYVSNLPLFIFSLILVSATFMILVYSIISALGHVGKAIGVILLVLQISGTGGIYPIEIMQHFFQILYPYLPMTYAITLIREAQLGLVMPNYLFALVVLVGIGIATIIVATIIKQKADKVSHYFEERLEESGLF
- a CDS encoding CPBP family intramembrane metalloprotease; translation: MVSIVFMVIMTIAILVFAVKKDIKLNIFPEKFNKIYLIASIVVFGIFALTPLITQNYEISSIVSLIYGAFITVIFEEILFRGLVYEEISNNKTYKFLLSTLVFGFWHLGYIDTIIFRTSLFNPTADIFNIMVWKVITGLILGLIFGFLKYKTDNTYSSMLAHMLVNAIGS
- a CDS encoding PhoU domain-containing protein, coding for MAKTNKTLEDILDVIVYDNPSTQDEIAEKLGISRRYVTQLLKPLIDEDIVKRSYVVDMKKYDEVYGSSDPNFNSKQNSAYSLVENMLRNMADHVKSEVELSFESILNNDNDMAERALELDFTTNNMFEKVRSTVDAVVSVNPHFKLSKIILFNEAAYNYERIGDYSGHIAKFVINDETPVDDELLAILKKMHKYAQKSISYATDAFINGELELRGDLMDCEEKMHEKQENAMAKIAGQMAETSFDDVEKSNYYIYISRVVKSFERIGDISVEIMELAAEFHKDIPRPTVPRTFRE
- a CDS encoding TfoX/Sxy family protein: MRYKMGELSKLPNIGKVVEKQLNEVGINTVDDLINIGSKEAWLKIKKIDESACINRLMALEGAIQNIRWHNLSDDDKENLKEFYNSKKKTLIKKCIT
- a CDS encoding acyltransferase — its product is MTSTGNAKKRIFYYDFLRCFAILSVIACHVFAIPVVRISNFGSGLWYYSLFLNTLRDIAVPMFVLISGALLLDKKETLTKFTKKRINRVIIPYLVWTIIFILFTYMCSQIGIGKPNLSLESIISSVATIRLVGIPTYFWFVQMIFVVYIVIFILNKLNERYPNTLKIALVLGLIIIAAYNLNIIPLERPSNYPFYDIFAVIGYYLSKIDLK
- a CDS encoding DUF2779 domain-containing protein, which translates into the protein MSNLGLTVNGAYIVYVNNKYIKIGELDIEQYFKNENVTETVKEMQNSVKTNIENVRELIQSCDCENEPDSNIGPNCFDPYECAFWQYCTKDLPKPNVFDIAGMWTSKKFENYYNGKISFEDLKNEDINEKYLEQIDFELNNRPPKINKKTLVDILDSLKYPLYFIDYESIQPAIPVYDGTKPYQQIPFQYSLHIIKEKEAPLEHKEFLADINDENMIRTFAENMIKDMPEEGSVIVYNSGFESTRNKEIGEMFPDLSSQMEMFNNNMVDLMAPFRARDYYTKEMKGSYSIKYVLPALYPDDPELDYSNLPLVHKGDEASEAFLSLKDKNSEEQEIIRDALLKYCELDTLAMIKIWQNFKQVTNYE